Genomic window (Jeotgalibacillus aurantiacus):
AAGGAGTATGCCATAGCGAGTCTGGCTCCTTGTTCAGTCAAAGGTTCTGTTGATGCTTCAGGAGAAGTGAAAAAGTGGCTCATCGGTTCGGCGATTCCCCAGAATACGAGGCCGACACCGAATCCTGCAGAAAACAGCATTCCGATCCACGTGAAGAATGGATATTCAGGACGATCATCATCCCCGCCAAGTCTGACCCTTCCGTATCGGGTCAAAGCTAAAAACAGCAAAAATAAAACAAAAAAGAATACCGCCAATAAGTAAAGCCATCCGAATGATTCCGTTGTGAAACCGAACGCAGCATTCGCCCCTGCTGAAAACTGTGCAGGAAGGAATGCTCCAATCAGCACTAACACCGTTATGATGGCAGCTGATACATAAAAAACAAGTCCAAGTGATTTCTTTTCTTTCTTCATGTTGTCTCCTTTCTTGGTTAAATGTTTACCTGTTCTAGTCCTTATTTCCCTGTTGGCTCTCACATTAAACGGAAAAACTGTGTTTGAACTGGAGAGAATCAGTCAATAATAAACTATCAAAATTCAAACGGAGAAGGTGCGATGATGAGTGTTCCCTTTTTTAAACAGTTCAGCCGTCCAAAAGGTGCAATGGGAAAAGTGGCGGGATACATTATGTCAAAGGAAAACAAAAAGCTGAATCGCTGGTCTGCAGGCTGTCTTGATGTGCAAACCGGTGAAAGAATTCTTGAAATCGGTTATGGACCAGGTGCGTGTATGAAGGAAATCATTAAAAAGAATGTCATTATTGACGGTATTGATGCATCCGCAGCGATGGCAGAACAGGCCGGAAAAAGAATGGAGCAATCAATTGAGAGTGGGAAGGCGAGAGTCATGCAGGGGAAGGTTGAACACATTCATCTGCCGGAAGAATACTATGACAAAATACTCTCCGTTAACAATTTCACCATATGGGAAGATCCGGATCAGGGGCTTAAAAAGCTGTATCACGCCTTAAAAGAAAATGGCCGGATCGTGATTACGATGCAGCCCCGTGAAGATACAGCCAGCCCGAATTTAACCCGTATGATGGGCAATGATCTTTATCGCCGACTGGAAAAGGCCGGTTTTGAACATGTGACTCTTTCCTACAGAAGGTTCTGGCCGGAGCTTGCTGTAGCGGCTGTTGCATTTAAAAAGAAGAGAGATCATTAAGCCATTTTTCAGTTTCGGCAGGTGAACGGTGGATGATGATCCGGGCATCTGTTTTGTTCAGACGACCCATGACAACAGGGGCGTGGCGGTCATTGTAAAACCAGATCCATTTCAAAAAATCCAGGTCCAGTTTTTCCTTGCAGCCCTCTGTCATATCCGGACGGGAACGGTTGGCGTACTGTAACCTTCTTTTTATGGCTCGGCTCACACAAATAAAACGGGAGTAGTGCAGGAAAATAACGGTGTCGCACATTTCAAGACGCTGTTCCATGGTGCTGTTGAAGTTTCCATCAATGATCCACTGTTCCTGCATCATAATATCCTGTGTTTTATGACGGAACTCGTCCCGGTCACTCTGCTCCCAGCCCGGTTTCCAGAATAACGCGTCAAGATGATACACCGGGATGCTCAAAATGTCTGAGAGCCTTCTGGCCATGGTCGATTTCCCGGCACCGCCGGATCCGATAATCAGGATTTTTTTCATAGTAAAAACCTCCTTTAATAAAAAATATAAAAAGTGCTGGTCAGATGCAGCGCTTTCAATTATACTAAAAAAGAAGTAAATGGAAAGGGTGTGTTGAATATGACAAACGACGTAAATATGATCATTGTCTTAAGCGTACACAACCCGTCTGACCACTTGAGGTCTTCCATTCAGGAATAGGATTCTTCTGTTATTTTTCAAATCAGAAGTCCGCGGGTTTGTGTACATTCACAAATTCGCGGGCTTTTTTATATTTGAAAAATCAGGAGGAATTACATTGACAACTTTATTATCAAAAATGGGCTGGAATCAGGACTGGGAAAATAAAATATCTAAAACAGAACTGACACCCGGCAGAATTATTACAGAGCACAAACACATTTACCGTATTCAAACGGAACAAGGATTATTAATCGGTGAAGTATCAGGGAAATTCCGACACCAGGCCATTTCACGAGAGGACTATCCTGCTGTTGGGGACTGGGTGATGGCAGATATCCGCCCGGAAGAAGGAAAAGCGACCATCCATGAAATCCTGCCGAGAATATCGAAATTCTCCCGAAAGGCACCCGGAGATACGACTGAAGAACAAATAGTGGCTGTAAATATCGATACCGTCTTTCTGGTCATGGCATTAAATCAGGACTTTAATTTGAGACGCCTTGAACGTTATCTTCTTTCAACATGGGAAAGTGGCGCAAATCCGGTTGTGATTTTGTCAAAAGCTGATTTGTGTTTGGATCCGGGTGCGAAGCTGGCTGAGGCTGAATCGGTTGCCATGGGTGTACCAATCACAATCACAAGTGCGAAAAATGGCACAGGCATTGAAGAAGTGAAATCCTACATCAAAGAGGGGATGACGATCGCTGTCATGGGATCATCCGGTGTCGGCAAGTCGTCCATCATCAATTCACTGCTTGGAGAAGAGCGGATGCTGACCCATGAAATCAGAGAAGACGATGGAAAAGGAAAGCATACGACAACACACAGAGAACTGCTATTACTTCCGGAACAGGGTGTAATTATTGATACGCCAGGGATGAGAGAGCTTCAACTCTGGGAATCAGAAAGTGGTCTGTCCCACAGCTTTCAAGATATTGAGCAAATTGCTGAACAATGTCAGTTCAGGGATTGCCGTCACGAATCAGAACCCGGCTGCGCTATTTCCCGGGCAATAAATAATGGCGAAATAGATCAGTCCCGATTCGACAGCTATGTCAAACTGCAGAGAGAGCTTGCTTACCTGGAACGTAAAACGAATAAAAAAGAACAGCTCCTGGAGAAAAAGAAATGGAAGAAAATTTCCCAGCAGCAAAAAGCGCACTACCGTTAAAAATCCGGCTTCGGCCGGATTTTTACTATTTAAGCATCTATCATTTTGAGAGTGTAGGCGACTCGTACAGCCCCGACAAGCATAAGTCAAAGATGAAAAGAGGGCCGACCTTCGCTTTCGTTCATCTTTGGCGTATGACCTCGAGTTGCTAGTCGCCGCAGTTGGAAAATGAAAGCATAGAATTTCTTTTGAAAATAATTATGTGATTTAATACCAGAGTGCCGGGGACATCCGAAGACTCCTGTGGCGGAAAGGGTCAGGTGAAACCGACTGTGCGAAGCGCAGGTGGGTTCACCGCCCGGCCACGGAAAGCGTAGGATGTCCCCGGCACGGTTTTATATGGTTAAACATCTAAAGACAGATGAAGCCATCTATAAACACATACATCCTCATGAAATGACTATTGCGGTGCTATACTGATATTATCAATTTCAAATATCAGGAGGACCTGAGATGAAATCAATGTTTGAAAAGGCGGTCGGAAACTCATTTAACCGGATGCACCCTGAGCTTCAAAAGAAATACGCCCTCCATAGCGAGTCCGGCTATATGGTCATCACCGAAGGAACCATGCACGAAATAAAAGGAGGATCTTTACTAGTCAGAAAAGTATCGATTCTTGGCACGAAGCTTAATTTCGCTTTTCCGGAACGCGGAGACGAAATTCCTTTTTATATGGAGAATAAAGCATATAAAGATAAGCACGGTAAAGAAAGCATGACGTGGAAAAGAACCTTTCGATTTCCCGGAACTGTCCGCTACTTCCACGATGAGATGAAGGAAGGAGAGCACCCCGATACGGTCGATAATTTAACAGACCAATGGGGAATTGTCCGTCTTCCACTAGACCTGAAAGTAACGAAAACAGGTGGCATGCTGCTGACCTCAAGAACCATGACAGTTCATCTGTTCAATACAATAATTCAAATCCCATCTTTTTTAGGTGTAAAAGCAACCGTAATTGAAGAATTCAACAAAGAAAAAGACCTGTTCGACGTTCACATTCATATTTATCAGCCCTTGTTTGGAACGATTCTTTCTTACAAAGGGACTGTGAAGATGAGATTTCCGGAAGTGGATTGAGAGTGGTGGCAGGTTCGTAAAATAATGGACAGGGTTCGCAGAATGTGAGCTGATGTTCGCGGAATTTCAAGGATGTTTCGCAGGATTTTTGGCTCGTTTCACAAAATCCCGCATCACTTTCGGAGAATTGTACCAATTGACCTATGCGCGGAGACTAACAAGCCAGTACAGCTTCCTACTCCACACTTACTCAATAATAATACTTTTTATACAAACAATAGGACCCTGTATCCCTCATCACGCAGCCGTGAAGAAGGGGATACAGGGTCCTGTTCTATTTTCTCAAATCAATTAGATAATGCTAAGACCAGACGCATCCGCATACTCTTCCGGCAGAAAAGTGACAGGTGAGACAGCTTAGTGCGTGCGGGTTCACCGTCCAACCGTGGAAGAATGAGTCCGGCCTGGTTTTATATTATTTCATCCCTGCCGTCGCCAGCAATTCACTCGTAATCGGACCATTCCACTCACTCATCCCCGGTGCAACGCGGATGATATTCGAGCGTCCATTCACCATCAGGTTGTCACACGCCATTTGACTGCGCATCCCTGATTTACATAAAACATAAACCGGCTCTGATGCAGGAATCGCAGCAATATACTGCTCCACTTGTGCAAGTGGAACTGAATGCGCGCCTGGAATGTGACCGCCTGCATATTCTTCGGGCTCGCGGACGTCCAGTAAAATAACGGGCCCCGTTTTCATTTTTGCTTCCAACTCTTCGTTCGAGATGCTCTTCACATCTCCGGCAGGTGCAACTTTCTTACGTTCAGTACGTTTTACATAATGAGTCTGAACGTTTCCATCCTCTGAGCCTGATAAATATTCATTTCCTGTGCTTTTACACCATGCAGGGATATCAGCCATTGAGCCTTTATCTGTTGTGGTGATTTGAAGAATTTCTCCTTCCTGCAGGTTAGCCATCGCTTTCTTCGTACGCACGATTGGCATCGGGCAGGCAAGACCTTTGGCATCGAGTTTGTGATCAGCATTCATTGATTCAAAACACTCCTTATAGTTGGTTCATCCCGCCGCGTACATTGACAATGCGGGTGAAGCCTTGTTTTTTCAGTACTTTTGCAGCCTGCGTGCTTCTCATTCCACTTTGGCACAGCAGGACGACTTCTTTATTTTTATCTAACGAGGATGCCTGCTGCGGCAGACTCCCTAACGGTATATTTTGAAACCCTCTCATGTTGCGTGCTTTGAATTCTCCAGGGGTTCTCACGTCAATCCACTGGGAATCCTTTGTCTTTTTTAATGTTTTCAGTTCGTCTGCTGAGATCGTCTTGACTCCTTTAGCAGGCATCATTCGCCAGATAAAAAAGAGGACAACGGCTCCGATTAAGATCCATTCCATTTATGACATGCCCTCCATTACACGAGTACTTCCTTGGGACGATTCTTTGACCATGCATTGAATCCTCCAGTCAGGTGTGTCACATCTTTATAACCAAGACCAAGCATGACGCTTGCTGCGATCGCAGAGCGTGCGCCTGACTGACAATGGATCAGTACCGGTTTATTTGGATCCAGTTTTGACCCTTCTTTTCTTAAATGACCAAGCATTTTGTGCTCGGTTCCTTCAATGCGTCCATTTTTCCACTCGCTGTCATTTCTAACGTCGATAACCTGGTAGTCTTTGTTATCTTTCAGCTTTGCAAATGTTTCAGTATCAACAGATGTGTAGGTTTCAGTTGCAACAGATGCAATGATTGCCGGATCAGCAAGCTTGACGATGCGGTCTAAATGAATGGACTGCAGCGTCTGGATGGCTTCTTCCGCCTGTTCAGGTTTGACGATAAGTGCAATGTCTTCATCGTAGTTGATTAACCAGCCAGCCCAGTTCGGCAGCATTTTTCCGAATGGAATATTGATGGAGCCTGGCACCAGCCCTTTTTCAGCTTCTTTTGAAGGGCGTGTATCAATCACGATGTTTCCAGGCTGTTGACTGAAAGCTGCCAGATCGTCTGCGCTGTTAAACCATTCAACGTTCGTCTCATCCAGAACGGCTGGACCAAGTTTGTTGACCTTTTTCATTTCAGCAAAATAAGCAGGTGCTTCAGGCTGATCCTTCAGAAGCTCTTCGATAAATGCAGCTTCATTCGTCTCTTTCATCGCCCAGTTGAATTGCTTCTCATAGCCGACTGTTGATTGCGGCACTGCGCCGAGTGATTTGCCGCATGCGCTTCCTGCACCGTGACCCGGCCATACCATCAGATAATCAGGCAGTTCCTTAAAGCGCTGGACAGATTGGAACATCGCTTTTGCTCCGCTTTCGGCAGTCCCTGCAGCACCGGCAGCTTTTTCGAGCAGGTCCGGACGGCCGATATCTCCAACAAAGACAAAGTCTCCTGTAAAGATACCCATTGGTTTGTCTGCACCGCCACCTCTATCTGTCAGGATAAAGGAGATACTCTCGGGGGTATGACCCGGGGTATGCAGCACCTTAAATTCAATGTTTCCGATCTTGAAGGTGCTTCCATCTGTAACCGGCTCTACATTCAGATTGTCTGTATATTGATATTTCCAATTTTCATCCCCTTCATCAGAAAGGTATAGCTTTACACCATGTTTTTCAGCAAGCTGTCGTGCGCCTGACACGAAGTCTGCATGAATGTGTGTTTCCGCAGCAGCAGAAACCGAAAGTCCTTCTTTTTTTGCATCCGCCAGAATGGCTTCAACGCTTCGCGGCGGATCAATCAGGATAGCTTCTCCTGTACGCTGGCAACCGACAAGATATGAATATTGTGCAAGTTTTTCATCAAAATAAGACCGGAATAACATACGTTAAACGCCTCCTTGGATAGTCACAGAGATTATTTATGGTTAATACCCTGTGGGGTATAATTGAATTAAATCATCTTCATGGCACAAAAGCAAGTGCAAAGTTTGAAAAAGTTATTTACATTTTTGACGAATCGGAGTACAATCATCCGTATGTTTATAAATCCGATAAGAATAGGTGGTTTTTATTTTGAAGAAACGATTTGCATTTTCAGCATTTGCATTAGCAGGACTTTTAGCGGCTTGTGGTTCAACTGACGATGGAGGCAGCACAAACGGATCAGGCGGCAGTGAGAGTTCAGAAGAGCTGACTCTTTTAGAGCAGATCCAGGAAGAAGGTGTCATCAAAGTTGGAACGGAAGGAACTTATGCACCTTTCACATTCCACGATGAGTCAGATACGCTTACTGGTTACGATGTTGAAGTCATGAATGAAGTGGCAGAACGTATGGGTGTAGAAGTTGAATATATGGAAACGCAGTGGGATTCTATGTTTGAAGGCTTGAATTCGGAGCGTTTTGATGTCATTGCCAATCAGGTAGGCATTCGTGAAGACCGCTTGGCTGAATATGATTTTTCTATTCCATATACGCTTTCATCTGCAGTAGTTGTTGTGCCGGAAGAGAACTCAGCGGTATCTTCATTTGAAGATCTAGAAGGACTGCAATCTGCACAGTCATTGACAAGTAACTACGCTGATATCGCAACAGAATACGGTGCCGAGCTTGTGCAGGTAGAAGGATTGGCACAGGCGATTGAATTGATTAAGACAGGCCGTGCGGAAGTTACGGTAAATGATAAGCTTGCGATTCTTGATTTCCAGAAGCAGCAGCCGGATGCAGGGATTAAGATTGCTGCTGAAGAAGGAGATGTGGCAGAAAGCGCATTTATGTTCCGCAAAGGAAATGAAGAGCTTGTAGAGGAGTTTAATAAGCACCTTGAAGAGATGCAGGAAGATGGAACATTAACAGAAATCTCAGAGAAATGGTTTGGCGAAGATGTTTCTCAATGATCTCAACATAAATAATGCGGCTCCAATCGTGGACTGGGATTTATTCTGGTCCTCACTTGGTCCGATGATTGAAGGCGGAATCCAGTATACGATTCCGCTTACTCTTATTTCCTTTGCATGCGGGATTGTCATTGCAGTATTGACTGCATTGGCGCGTATATCAACGAGTAAGATCCTGGCTGGAATCGCACGGGTATATGTGTCTGCGATTCGTGGAACACCTCTGCTCGTACAGCTGTTTATTATTTTTTACGGGCTTCCGAACCTTGGAGATGCTTTTGTGCTCGATCCATTTCCGAGTGCTGTCATCGCATTTTCGTTAAATGTCGGCGCTTATGCTTCAGAAATTATCCGTGCATCCATCCTTTCTGTTCCGAAAGGGCAGTGGGAGGCAGGCTATACAATTGGGATGACATATCGTCAGACGCTGTTTCGCATTATTCTGCCTCAGGCAACAAGAGTATCTATTCCGCCATTATCAAATTCCTTTATCAGTCTGGTGAAGGACACATCACTTGCTTCGCAGATTCTTGTAGTGGAGCTGTTCAGAAGATCGCAGGAAATCGCTGCGCGAACGTATGATTTTCTTCAGCTTTATTTAACAGCAGCACTTCTATACTGGATCATCTGCTTTATTCTATCAATAATACAAGGCAGAATCGAAAAAAGGCTGGATCGTTATGTTGCTAAATAAGGAGGGACAATGATGCTGATCAGTGTGAAAAATCTTCATAAGTCATTTGGCGATTTGGACGTTTTACGTGGAGTGGACCTGGAGATTCCTAAAGGAAATGTTGTAGCGATTATCGGTCCTTCCGGTTCAGGAAAGACAACCTTTTTGCGCTGTCTGAATGCACTTGAAATGCCGAATAAGGGAACCTTTACTTTTTCGGACGGTTTTGAACTCGATTTCTCCCGTTCACCTAAAAAAGAAGAGATTTTAAAGCTTCGCAGGAAATCAGGGATGGTGTTTCAATCCTACAACCTCTTCCCGCACAAGACCGCCCTTGAGAACGTAATGGAGGGGCCGGTTATCGTACAACGCAAGAAGAAAGAAGAGGTACGTGTGAAAGCGGAAGAGCTTTTAAAGAAAGTGGGATTGGCTGAAAAAATGCACCTGTATCCTCACCAGTTGTCAGGCGGACAGCAGCAGCGTGTAGGTATTGCCCGTGCGCTTGCGATTGAACCTGAACTGATGCTGTTTGATGAGCCGACCTCTGCACTTGATCCTGAGCTTGTGGGGGAAGTGTTAAGCGTAATGCGTGAGCTTGCGAAGGAAGGGCAGACGATGGCTGTTGTCACACACGAGCTCAAGTTTGCCGAGGATGTGGCAGATCACGTGATGTTTATTGATGGAGGCGTCATTGTAGAGCAGGGACCACCTGAAGAGATCTTAAAATCTCCAAAAGAAGCACGAACCAAACAGTTTCTGGACCGGGTGTTGAACCCGTCTTAAAATGATAGGAAGACCTGATCTGAGGATTGGGTCTTTTTGTTTTGGGCAAAGCGGCTGTTGTCCGTTTACTGCCTGTATTGCTTTTCATCCTGAATTTTGTGACAATGAATAAAACCATTGTGAAGGAGTGAGCGTTTTGCCGAAAACACTGTTTTTTGATTTGGATGATACGCTTTTATGGGATAAAAAAAGCATTGATACAGCACTACAGAAAACGGCTGACGATGCAGCTGAGAAGTATGGGGTGGAGTCAGAACAGCTGATTGCTGAAGTAAGAAAGGTAGCACCTGAACTTTATAGCAGACTTACGAGCTATGAGTTTACAAAAAAAATCGGTATTAACCCCTTCGAAGGGCTCTGGGGTGAATTTGGTGATGTGGTTCATCACGGTTTCAGAACAATGGGGGAAGAAGTGCCCGCCTATCAAAAAGTGGTTTGGGAAACCGCTCTTCAAAACCTTGGTGTGAATGAAGAAGGTGGCAGGCTTCGTGAGAAATTTATTGAACACCGAAAAACTTCTCCTTTTTTATATGAGGAAACAATGGATGTATTAAATGAGCTCAAACAGCTTGGTCACCGCCTTGTTATGGTGACAAACGGTGCTCCTTCACTGCAGCTGGAAAAGCTACGTATTACACCGGAAATCGTACCGTATTTTGAATACATCGTCATCTCAGGAAACGTCGGGGAAGGGAAACCCGCTAAAGCTGTGTTTGACCACGCATTGAGATTAGCGGAGGAAAATAAAGAAAACGTCATCATGATTGGGGATAATCTGAAAACTGATATTCTTGGTGCAAACCGCTCAGGAATTGAAAGTATATGGATCCGGCATGACTTGTCCGTTTCACCACAGCAGGACATTGACGGTCAACCGGCTCACACGGTCAGCCGCCTGAAAGAAATTTTTTCCGTTCTTTGAAACTTTTAAGTGTAAGCATGCGTAAAATAGGGGAAAGGAAATTATTCCATACATATTTTAAGGAGGTTTTTTCATGAAACGTACCGCTGAAGGTGTATTAACGATTATTGGCATTGTTATTAACTTTTTAATGATCGGTGGGGCTCTGCTAATACTTGCGCTATTTAGTGATCCGGTTGCACGGCAGGAATTTGAAATGCAGTTTCAGGCTGATCCTGCTTTAGCTGATGCAGGCGTCACGCCGGATCAGGTTTTTGGTATTGTAGACAGCCTTGGTTTTGCATTTAATATTGTTGTTATCATTAGTATCATTTTGAGTTTTGTAGCATTGTTTGCGATGAAGCGTAATAAAAAGCCAAAGCTTGCAGGAAGTCTCCTCATTGCAAGTGCGCTGCTTGTTGGAGTTGCGACTATTCTGCTAGGCTGGTTGCCGGCACTTCTCTTCCTGATTGCAGGAATTATGTGTTTTGCAAGAAAGCCTAAGGTGCCACAGCAGACAACGGTTTATCAGGAAGATGAGCAAATTAGACCTTTATAAATGATAAAAAAGTGCCCGGGAATAAATTTCCGGGCACTTTTTTATGCTTTCAACTGGCAGCATGTTTTGCAATTTTTTCCTCCTGGCAGTTGGACCTTATAACAACATGTACTTCTGACACGACTGCCATCCTCCATTAAGCGTTTTGCTTTAAATTCATTCAGGTGATAAAAAGGGTTCGTTTCATGAATGCCAAAAAACGTTTTCCCGGTCCATCTGCTCAGCTCATCTTCCCAGTTCTGCTGATCAAGATCACTCAGTTTAGGTGCCAGCGTTAAATAAAACCATCTGATATAAATAAAGAAGTTTTCCCATAATACCAATTTGTTCACTTTGGCTGCTTTTTCAACGGATAGAATGAGAGGTTTACACCAGTCGAAGTACAGTTTATGAAAATAAGCTTTACTGTCCATGGTCTCTTTATACGCGACTGCATGACTGATATGAAGCCTGATACCAAAAGGTGCGTCAGCTTCATAGGCAATCCGGATATCAGAAGCAGCTAAATTCCACTGAACACCTTCTTTATAATAGGCAAGGAGAGCACAAATCAGGACATGTGCCGTTCTCTTCATAGAAAGAGAGCCGGCAACCATCAGCTTAGGGGCGTCCTGAAGTGTTTTAATATGCATAATATCCTCAGCAGCGAAATCAGGATTCAGCCAGGCAGAAACGTCCCACTCTGGACCCAGAGCTGGTTCATCAAATATCACGGGAAGAACTTCTTCAAGATAATCGAATAAGGCCTGCCGGTTCATGATTTGCGGCTCCTTTCTTTAAAGAGTAAATATATGAAATAAGGCGCACCGATCGCTGCAGTAAATACACCTGCCGGAACTTCAAGAGGTGCAGCAATAAGGCGGCCGAGCAGATCTGCCAGCATCACAAGTCCTGCGCCAATCAGAGCAGCCATTGGAATCAGCGCCCCGTAAGATGAACCTACAAGCTTTCTGGCGAGGTGCGGCGCCATGAGGCCCACAAACCCGATTCCTCCTGCAAAGGCAACCGAACCTCCGACAAGACCTGTACTTAACAGTAGAATAAAAATACGCTGTTTCGAAACGATGGATCCCATTGATGTGCTTATATCATCTCCAAGCTCAAGCAGGTTGAGATGACGTGCCATAAGTAAACTTAACAAAAATAGAACCCCAACCCAAGGAAGCAGGATCCAGACCTGGCTCCAGGTTGAACCGTTAACAGACCCTGTAATCCAGATATTCGCCTGACTTGCACGGTAAATTGGGCCAATCAGCATCAGCATTGTGGTACATGCATTCATTAATAATGAGAAACCAATACCGATCAGCACAAGCCGAATCGGGGAAAGTCCGTTTTTCCAAGAAAACACATAAACGAGTATAGCAGCTGTAAGAGCCCCAAGGAAAGCTGCTACCGGTAACCATTGAATAGAAACTGATAATGCTCCATTGGAGTCGCTGAAAAGCACGAGAAAGCCGACGACGAATACACTTGCACCACCAGTAATACCAATGATATCAGGCGATGCCAATGGGTTTCTGACCATTCCCTGAAGCAGCGCTCCGGCTACGGCAAGTGCGATGCCAACCAGCAGGGCAAT
Coding sequences:
- a CDS encoding class I SAM-dependent methyltransferase; amino-acid sequence: MSVPFFKQFSRPKGAMGKVAGYIMSKENKKLNRWSAGCLDVQTGERILEIGYGPGACMKEIIKKNVIIDGIDASAAMAEQAGKRMEQSIESGKARVMQGKVEHIHLPEEYYDKILSVNNFTIWEDPDQGLKKLYHALKENGRIVITMQPREDTASPNLTRMMGNDLYRRLEKAGFEHVTLSYRRFWPELAVAAVAFKKKRDH
- a CDS encoding DNA topology modulation protein, whose amino-acid sequence is MKKILIIGSGGAGKSTMARRLSDILSIPVYHLDALFWKPGWEQSDRDEFRHKTQDIMMQEQWIIDGNFNSTMEQRLEMCDTVIFLHYSRFICVSRAIKRRLQYANRSRPDMTEGCKEKLDLDFLKWIWFYNDRHAPVVMGRLNKTDARIIIHRSPAETEKWLNDLSSF
- the rsgA gene encoding ribosome small subunit-dependent GTPase A — encoded protein: MGWNQDWENKISKTELTPGRIITEHKHIYRIQTEQGLLIGEVSGKFRHQAISREDYPAVGDWVMADIRPEEGKATIHEILPRISKFSRKAPGDTTEEQIVAVNIDTVFLVMALNQDFNLRRLERYLLSTWESGANPVVILSKADLCLDPGAKLAEAESVAMGVPITITSAKNGTGIEEVKSYIKEGMTIAVMGSSGVGKSSIINSLLGEERMLTHEIREDDGKGKHTTTHRELLLLPEQGVIIDTPGMRELQLWESESGLSHSFQDIEQIAEQCQFRDCRHESEPGCAISRAINNGEIDQSRFDSYVKLQRELAYLERKTNKKEQLLEKKKWKKISQQQKAHYR
- a CDS encoding DUF4166 domain-containing protein, producing MKSMFEKAVGNSFNRMHPELQKKYALHSESGYMVITEGTMHEIKGGSLLVRKVSILGTKLNFAFPERGDEIPFYMENKAYKDKHGKESMTWKRTFRFPGTVRYFHDEMKEGEHPDTVDNLTDQWGIVRLPLDLKVTKTGGMLLTSRTMTVHLFNTIIQIPSFLGVKATVIEEFNKEKDLFDVHIHIYQPLFGTILSYKGTVKMRFPEVD
- a CDS encoding sulfurtransferase TusA family protein is translated as MNADHKLDAKGLACPMPIVRTKKAMANLQEGEILQITTTDKGSMADIPAWCKSTGNEYLSGSEDGNVQTHYVKRTERKKVAPAGDVKSISNEELEAKMKTGPVILLDVREPEEYAGGHIPGAHSVPLAQVEQYIAAIPASEPVYVLCKSGMRSQMACDNLMVNGRSNIIRVAPGMSEWNGPITSELLATAGMK
- a CDS encoding rhodanese-like domain-containing protein, whose product is MEWILIGAVVLFFIWRMMPAKGVKTISADELKTLKKTKDSQWIDVRTPGEFKARNMRGFQNIPLGSLPQQASSLDKNKEVVLLCQSGMRSTQAAKVLKKQGFTRIVNVRGGMNQL
- a CDS encoding MBL fold metallo-hydrolase, whose translation is MLFRSYFDEKLAQYSYLVGCQRTGEAILIDPPRSVEAILADAKKEGLSVSAAAETHIHADFVSGARQLAEKHGVKLYLSDEGDENWKYQYTDNLNVEPVTDGSTFKIGNIEFKVLHTPGHTPESISFILTDRGGGADKPMGIFTGDFVFVGDIGRPDLLEKAAGAAGTAESGAKAMFQSVQRFKELPDYLMVWPGHGAGSACGKSLGAVPQSTVGYEKQFNWAMKETNEAAFIEELLKDQPEAPAYFAEMKKVNKLGPAVLDETNVEWFNSADDLAAFSQQPGNIVIDTRPSKEAEKGLVPGSINIPFGKMLPNWAGWLINYDEDIALIVKPEQAEEAIQTLQSIHLDRIVKLADPAIIASVATETYTSVDTETFAKLKDNKDYQVIDVRNDSEWKNGRIEGTEHKMLGHLRKEGSKLDPNKPVLIHCQSGARSAIAASVMLGLGYKDVTHLTGGFNAWSKNRPKEVLV
- a CDS encoding amino acid ABC transporter substrate-binding protein, which encodes MKKRFAFSAFALAGLLAACGSTDDGGSTNGSGGSESSEELTLLEQIQEEGVIKVGTEGTYAPFTFHDESDTLTGYDVEVMNEVAERMGVEVEYMETQWDSMFEGLNSERFDVIANQVGIREDRLAEYDFSIPYTLSSAVVVVPEENSAVSSFEDLEGLQSAQSLTSNYADIATEYGAELVQVEGLAQAIELIKTGRAEVTVNDKLAILDFQKQQPDAGIKIAAEEGDVAESAFMFRKGNEELVEEFNKHLEEMQEDGTLTEISEKWFGEDVSQ
- a CDS encoding amino acid ABC transporter permease → MFLNDLNINNAAPIVDWDLFWSSLGPMIEGGIQYTIPLTLISFACGIVIAVLTALARISTSKILAGIARVYVSAIRGTPLLVQLFIIFYGLPNLGDAFVLDPFPSAVIAFSLNVGAYASEIIRASILSVPKGQWEAGYTIGMTYRQTLFRIILPQATRVSIPPLSNSFISLVKDTSLASQILVVELFRRSQEIAARTYDFLQLYLTAALLYWIICFILSIIQGRIEKRLDRYVAK
- a CDS encoding amino acid ABC transporter ATP-binding protein encodes the protein MISVKNLHKSFGDLDVLRGVDLEIPKGNVVAIIGPSGSGKTTFLRCLNALEMPNKGTFTFSDGFELDFSRSPKKEEILKLRRKSGMVFQSYNLFPHKTALENVMEGPVIVQRKKKEEVRVKAEELLKKVGLAEKMHLYPHQLSGGQQQRVGIARALAIEPELMLFDEPTSALDPELVGEVLSVMRELAKEGQTMAVVTHELKFAEDVADHVMFIDGGVIVEQGPPEEILKSPKEARTKQFLDRVLNPS
- a CDS encoding HAD family hydrolase — protein: MSVLPKTLFFDLDDTLLWDKKSIDTALQKTADDAAEKYGVESEQLIAEVRKVAPELYSRLTSYEFTKKIGINPFEGLWGEFGDVVHHGFRTMGEEVPAYQKVVWETALQNLGVNEEGGRLREKFIEHRKTSPFLYEETMDVLNELKQLGHRLVMVTNGAPSLQLEKLRITPEIVPYFEYIVISGNVGEGKPAKAVFDHALRLAEENKENVIMIGDNLKTDILGANRSGIESIWIRHDLSVSPQQDIDGQPAHTVSRLKEIFSVL
- a CDS encoding DUF4064 domain-containing protein codes for the protein MKRTAEGVLTIIGIVINFLMIGGALLILALFSDPVARQEFEMQFQADPALADAGVTPDQVFGIVDSLGFAFNIVVIISIILSFVALFAMKRNKKPKLAGSLLIASALLVGVATILLGWLPALLFLIAGIMCFARKPKVPQQTTVYQEDEQIRPL